A genomic window from Streptomyces mirabilis includes:
- a CDS encoding carbohydrate ABC transporter permease encodes MSTTLRKPLEVDSRKHTGSLVWHIGALLILAVVLYPVIWVIGASFKPSRDIIGSLNLFPTSPVLGNFKGLADGIADISIATFFQNSLFYALGSVVGILISCSLTAYAFAKIRFAGRNLLFSLMIGTLLLPYHVLLIPQYVMFQKMELVNTYVPLLIGKYLATEAFFVFLMVQFMRNLPRELDEAARLDGCGHLRIYWSIVLPLCRPALITSAIFTFINAWNDFMGPLIYLNEPSKYTVSLGMMMFRDQEGVANYGGMIAMSLVALLPVLLFFLAFQRYLIDGMATSGLKG; translated from the coding sequence ATGAGCACCACCCTGCGCAAGCCCCTCGAAGTCGACAGCCGCAAACATACCGGCTCGCTGGTCTGGCACATCGGCGCGCTGCTGATCCTCGCGGTCGTCCTCTATCCCGTCATCTGGGTCATCGGCGCCTCGTTCAAGCCCAGCCGGGACATCATCGGCAGCCTGAACCTGTTCCCGACCAGCCCCGTCCTCGGCAACTTCAAGGGGCTGGCCGACGGCATCGCGGACATCTCGATCGCGACCTTCTTCCAGAACTCCCTGTTCTACGCGCTCGGCTCCGTCGTCGGCATCCTCATCTCCTGCTCGCTGACGGCCTACGCCTTCGCCAAGATCCGGTTCGCCGGGCGGAACCTGCTGTTCTCGCTCATGATCGGCACGCTCCTGCTGCCGTATCACGTGCTGCTGATCCCGCAGTACGTGATGTTCCAGAAGATGGAACTGGTCAACACCTACGTTCCGCTGCTCATCGGCAAGTACCTGGCCACCGAGGCGTTCTTCGTCTTCCTCATGGTCCAGTTCATGCGGAACCTGCCGCGCGAACTGGACGAGGCGGCCCGGCTCGACGGCTGTGGCCATCTGCGGATCTACTGGTCGATCGTGCTGCCGCTGTGCCGCCCCGCCCTCATCACGAGCGCGATCTTCACCTTCATCAACGCCTGGAACGACTTCATGGGCCCGCTGATCTACCTCAACGAGCCCAGCAAGTACACGGTCTCGCTCGGCATGATGATGTTCCGCGACCAGGAAGGCGTCGCCAACTACGGCGGCATGATCGCGATGTCACTGGTCGCCCTGCTGCCCGTGCTCCTCTTCTTCCTCGCCTTCCAGCGCTACCTGATCGACGGTATGGCGACCTCCGGACTGAAGGGCTGA
- a CDS encoding sugar ABC transporter permease — protein MTLVKDSPPDAPEIRPEAPAAKKRRGRRENLAGYLFMSPWIAGFLLLTAGPMAASLYFAFTDYNLFNSPKWIGFDNFTTMFHDPRWQKSVEVTAKYVVIGTPLKLLLALGVALLLAQSRRGQAFYRAAFYAPSLIGASVSVGFVWRALFSDDAIVDRTQSFLGFHTGGWVGDPNWVLYSLVALTVWQFGAPMVIFLAGLKQVPKELYEAAEVDGAGPFRRFWSITLPMISPVLFFNVLLETIHSFQIFGSAYVVSNATCGPADATLVYTCYLYQKGFRESQMGFASAMAWMLLLAVALVTAVLFWSQKRWVHYEEDAR, from the coding sequence GTGACGCTCGTCAAGGACTCTCCGCCCGACGCCCCGGAGATACGCCCCGAGGCCCCCGCCGCCAAAAAGCGGCGGGGGCGCCGGGAAAACCTCGCCGGCTATCTCTTCATGTCCCCGTGGATCGCGGGCTTCCTGCTGCTGACCGCGGGCCCGATGGCCGCCTCCCTCTACTTCGCGTTCACCGACTACAACCTCTTCAATTCGCCGAAGTGGATCGGCTTCGACAACTTCACCACGATGTTCCACGATCCGCGGTGGCAGAAGTCGGTCGAGGTGACGGCGAAGTACGTCGTCATCGGCACCCCGCTCAAGCTGCTGCTCGCGCTCGGAGTGGCCCTGCTGCTCGCGCAGAGCCGACGGGGGCAGGCCTTCTACCGGGCCGCCTTCTACGCCCCTTCGCTCATCGGGGCGAGCGTCTCCGTCGGATTCGTGTGGCGCGCGCTCTTCTCCGACGACGCCATCGTGGACCGCACGCAGTCGTTCCTCGGCTTCCACACGGGAGGGTGGGTCGGCGACCCGAACTGGGTGCTCTACAGCCTGGTCGCGCTCACCGTCTGGCAGTTCGGCGCCCCCATGGTGATCTTCCTCGCCGGACTCAAGCAGGTGCCGAAGGAGCTGTACGAGGCCGCCGAGGTGGACGGCGCGGGACCGTTCCGGCGGTTCTGGAGCATCACCCTGCCGATGATCTCGCCGGTGCTCTTCTTCAACGTGCTCCTGGAGACCATCCACTCCTTCCAGATCTTCGGCTCGGCGTACGTGGTCTCCAACGCCACCTGCGGACCGGCGGACGCCACGCTCGTCTACACCTGCTACCTGTACCAGAAGGGCTTCAGGGAGTCCCAGATGGGCTTCGCGTCCGCCATGGCCTGGATGCTGCTGCTCGCCGTGGCGTTGGTGACGGCCGTCCTCTTCTGGTCCCAGAAGCGGTGGGTGCACTACGAGGAGGACGCCCGATGA
- a CDS encoding ABC transporter substrate-binding protein has product MGNNGSVERRTVLKAAGASLATLGLAATTGCGGDGGSSGDGTVTIRYAWWGADERAKRINQSIALFEKKYPKIKVKTDFQDYVAFWEKFQTQAAGGNPPDVFQNAVGFLRKYDKRGVLLDLKPQIEAGNLSLDNFRAGVEKVGQVDGKQLGIPVGSNTMSLVIDEKVFEKAGVKPKQGWTWDEYFAALKKIHDTQKLPGDTGYFSIMYLYDLYLRQNGKAFFTKDGLGFDEADLTEWWTDGYNRVKAGIVTDPKRVEQDKPKSSLSAAHGASEFTWDNFTVRYTAEGTSTYGLAPIPTTDGKQTGQYLASLMLSASARTKHPKEVAQFINFMVHDPEVGKIMGYDRGILATTEQFDAYKPADAPNQAIAKYETDVAAAGVLGTITPHPAGADTCESAFLRIGGDMSQGTTKVADAVKQFFSEAKTALAS; this is encoded by the coding sequence GTGGGTAACAACGGGAGTGTTGAGAGGCGTACGGTCCTCAAGGCGGCCGGAGCTTCACTGGCCACGCTGGGGCTGGCCGCGACGACGGGCTGTGGCGGGGACGGCGGCAGCTCCGGGGACGGGACGGTCACGATCCGGTACGCCTGGTGGGGTGCCGACGAGCGGGCGAAGAGGATCAACCAGTCCATCGCGCTCTTCGAGAAGAAGTACCCGAAGATCAAAGTGAAGACCGACTTCCAGGATTACGTGGCCTTTTGGGAGAAGTTCCAGACCCAGGCCGCCGGCGGAAATCCCCCGGACGTATTCCAGAACGCCGTCGGATTCCTGCGGAAGTACGACAAGAGAGGTGTCCTGCTCGACCTCAAGCCTCAGATAGAAGCGGGAAATCTGAGCCTCGACAACTTCCGCGCCGGAGTCGAGAAGGTCGGTCAGGTCGACGGAAAGCAGCTCGGTATTCCGGTCGGATCCAACACCATGTCACTTGTCATCGACGAGAAGGTGTTTGAGAAGGCGGGCGTCAAGCCGAAGCAGGGCTGGACCTGGGACGAGTACTTCGCCGCCCTCAAGAAGATCCACGACACCCAGAAGCTGCCCGGCGACACCGGCTACTTCAGCATCATGTATCTGTACGACCTCTACCTTCGGCAGAACGGCAAGGCGTTCTTCACCAAGGACGGACTCGGCTTCGACGAGGCCGACCTGACGGAGTGGTGGACGGACGGCTACAACCGCGTCAAGGCGGGCATCGTCACCGACCCCAAGCGGGTCGAGCAGGACAAGCCCAAGTCCTCGCTCTCGGCGGCCCACGGCGCCTCCGAGTTCACCTGGGACAACTTCACGGTCCGCTACACCGCCGAGGGCACCAGCACCTACGGTCTCGCGCCGATCCCGACCACCGACGGCAAGCAGACCGGTCAGTACCTCGCCTCCCTGATGCTGAGCGCCTCCGCACGCACCAAGCACCCCAAGGAGGTCGCCCAGTTCATCAACTTCATGGTCCACGACCCCGAGGTCGGCAAGATCATGGGCTACGACCGGGGCATCCTCGCCACCACCGAGCAGTTCGACGCCTACAAGCCGGCCGACGCGCCCAACCAGGCGATCGCGAAGTACGAGACGGATGTCGCCGCGGCCGGAGTGCTCGGCACCATCACCCCGCACCCGGCGGGCGCCGACACCTGCGAGTCCGCCTTCCTGCGCATCGGCGGTGACATGTCGCAGGGCACGACCAAGGTCGCCGACGCGGTCAAGCAGTTCTTCTCCGAGGCGAAGACCGCCCTCGCCTCCTGA
- a CDS encoding TIGR02611 family protein, with amino-acid sequence MNTGSDEPGEVATADGETKIEGRLGSRAPEFIKARRALHLSWQVGVFVVGLAVVGAGVIMLPLPGPGWLVIFGGLAIWATEFVWAQLVLRWTKRKVTEATQRALDPKVRRRNIILTSVGVVIVAALGGVYLWKFGVQMPWNIQE; translated from the coding sequence ATGAATACGGGGAGTGACGAGCCGGGCGAGGTCGCCACGGCCGATGGTGAGACGAAGATCGAAGGGCGGCTCGGATCGCGGGCGCCGGAATTCATCAAGGCCCGCCGTGCGCTGCATCTGAGCTGGCAGGTGGGTGTTTTCGTCGTGGGGCTCGCGGTGGTCGGCGCGGGCGTGATCATGCTTCCGCTGCCGGGCCCCGGCTGGCTGGTGATCTTCGGTGGCCTGGCGATCTGGGCGACCGAGTTCGTCTGGGCCCAGCTGGTGCTCCGCTGGACGAAGCGCAAAGTCACGGAGGCGACACAGCGGGCGCTCGACCCGAAGGTGCGGCGCCGCAACATCATCCTCACCAGTGTCGGTGTCGTCATCGTCGCGGCCCTCGGTGGCGTCTACCTCTGGAAGTTCGGCGTCCAGATGCCGTGGAACATCCAGGAGTGA
- a CDS encoding SsgA family sporulation/cell division regulator encodes MNTTVSCELHLRLVVSSESSLPVPAGLRYDTADPYAVHATFHTGAEETVEWVFARDLLAEGLHRPTGTGDVRVWPSRSHGQGVVCIALSSPEGEALLEAPARALESFLKRTDAAVPPGTEHRHFDLDTELSHILAES; translated from the coding sequence ATGAACACCACGGTCAGCTGCGAGCTGCACCTGCGCCTCGTTGTGTCGAGCGAGTCCTCACTGCCTGTACCCGCAGGACTGCGGTATGACACGGCCGATCCCTACGCCGTGCACGCCACCTTCCACACCGGAGCCGAGGAAACCGTCGAGTGGGTGTTCGCCCGCGACCTCCTCGCCGAGGGCCTGCATCGGCCCACCGGTACCGGCGACGTCCGAGTCTGGCCGTCCCGGAGCCATGGCCAGGGCGTCGTATGCATCGCCCTGAGCTCCCCGGAGGGCGAGGCCCTGCTGGAAGCCCCGGCGCGGGCCCTGGAATCGTTCCTGAAGCGAACCGACGCCGCCGTGCCCCCCGGCACGGAACACCGGCATTTCGATCTCGACACGGAGCTCTCACACATCCTGGCCGAGAGCTGA
- a CDS encoding CGNR zinc finger domain-containing protein: protein MLITHDTRRSLDAVVDLVNTAAENDTPDGLADVASLDEFVRKHGISDVGVLSEQDLAAVREVRGRFAGVFAADDPRTAAGLINELVAVAGTTPRLTDHDGYDWHVHYFAPGASVADHLAADCGMALAFFVVAGEQDRLRRCEAPDCRHAFVDLSRNRSRRYCDSRTCGNRLHVAAYRARRKEAAG, encoded by the coding sequence GTGCTGATCACCCACGACACCCGGCGCTCCCTCGACGCCGTGGTGGACCTGGTGAACACCGCGGCGGAGAACGACACGCCGGACGGGCTCGCGGACGTCGCGTCCCTCGACGAATTCGTACGAAAGCACGGGATCAGTGATGTCGGCGTGCTGTCGGAGCAGGACCTCGCGGCCGTACGCGAGGTCCGCGGCCGGTTCGCCGGAGTCTTCGCCGCCGACGACCCCCGTACCGCCGCGGGCCTCATCAACGAGTTGGTCGCCGTCGCGGGCACCACTCCCCGGCTCACCGACCACGACGGCTACGACTGGCACGTGCACTACTTCGCGCCGGGCGCCTCCGTCGCCGACCACCTCGCGGCCGACTGTGGGATGGCGCTGGCGTTCTTCGTGGTCGCCGGAGAGCAGGACCGGCTGCGGCGCTGCGAGGCCCCGGACTGCCGGCACGCCTTCGTGGATCTCTCCCGCAACCGCTCGCGCCGCTACTGCGACAGCCGGACCTGTGGAAACCGGCTCCATGTGGCGGCGTACCGGGCGCGCCGCAAGGAAGCGGCGGGCTGA
- a CDS encoding DsbA family protein, with protein MNDSSAARATAVLDVWCELQCPDCRSALADLRALRARYGDRLELRLRHFPLEKHKHAFAAAQAAEEAAEQGRSWPYVEAVLDRVEELDRKGEPFLIEVARELGLDAEEFDTALIDGRHILIVDADQAEGKAIGVTGTPTYFIGGERLDGGKSQEGLRERIEEIADRLLAEDA; from the coding sequence ATGAACGACTCCTCCGCAGCCCGCGCCACCGCCGTCCTGGACGTCTGGTGCGAACTCCAGTGCCCCGACTGCCGCAGCGCCCTCGCCGACCTGCGCGCGCTGCGCGCCCGCTACGGCGACCGTCTGGAGCTGCGGCTGCGGCACTTCCCGCTGGAGAAGCACAAGCACGCCTTCGCCGCCGCGCAGGCCGCCGAGGAGGCCGCGGAGCAGGGCCGGTCCTGGCCGTATGTCGAGGCGGTCCTCGACCGTGTCGAGGAACTGGACCGCAAGGGCGAGCCCTTCCTGATCGAGGTGGCCCGCGAACTCGGTCTGGACGCCGAGGAGTTCGACACCGCCCTGATCGACGGCCGGCACATCCTGATCGTCGACGCCGACCAGGCCGAGGGCAAGGCCATCGGCGTGACCGGCACCCCGACGTACTTCATCGGCGGCGAGCGGCTCGACGGCGGCAAGAGCCAGGAGGGCCTGCGCGAGCGCATCGAGGAGATCGCCGACCGCCTGCTGGCCGAGGACGCGTAG
- a CDS encoding GNAT family N-acetyltransferase, protein MTTTLRPTEPLQRGADGALSRRYKVCVNSRPVGGIRLSTHPEYGPTVARVGELYVEEPDRGRGRGTVAALAAEEVARGWGCKRVETSVPGDADGVLRLATTLGYVLSNRVMTKPLDGPGPELPAGSVARPMTEAEYVPWLAKEREEFAGSQIERGVPEAEAYRKTDQGLARFLPDGLASENTVLSVLEHEGTPVGTLWLGLWPDAAFVLGVETDPEHRGRGHGRTLMLLAEARAVAGGRDRIGLNVFAGNTPAEKLYASLGYTTSEYYLYKNLL, encoded by the coding sequence ATGACCACCACCCTGCGGCCGACCGAGCCGCTTCAGCGCGGAGCCGACGGGGCGCTGTCCCGCCGCTACAAGGTGTGCGTGAACAGTCGTCCCGTGGGCGGGATCCGCCTCTCCACGCATCCGGAGTACGGCCCCACCGTGGCCCGAGTCGGAGAACTGTACGTCGAGGAACCCGACCGGGGGCGCGGCCGGGGCACGGTGGCCGCGCTCGCGGCCGAGGAGGTGGCCCGCGGCTGGGGCTGCAAGCGCGTCGAGACGTCGGTGCCCGGGGACGCGGACGGTGTGCTCCGGCTCGCCACGACGCTCGGGTACGTGCTGAGCAACCGCGTCATGACGAAGCCCCTGGACGGCCCGGGCCCCGAACTGCCGGCCGGCAGTGTCGCCCGGCCCATGACCGAGGCCGAGTACGTGCCCTGGCTGGCGAAGGAGCGCGAGGAGTTCGCCGGCTCGCAGATCGAGCGCGGCGTGCCCGAGGCCGAGGCGTACCGCAAGACGGACCAGGGGCTCGCCCGGTTCCTGCCGGACGGACTGGCCAGCGAGAACACGGTGCTCAGCGTCCTGGAACACGAGGGGACCCCGGTCGGCACGCTGTGGCTGGGCCTGTGGCCCGACGCGGCTTTCGTGCTCGGGGTCGAGACCGACCCGGAGCACCGGGGCCGCGGCCACGGGCGCACCCTGATGCTGCTGGCCGAGGCCCGGGCGGTGGCCGGCGGGAGGGACCGCATCGGCCTCAACGTGTTCGCGGGGAACACCCCGGCGGAGAAGCTGTACGCGTCACTCGGCTATACGACGAGCGAGTACTACCTCTACAAGAACCTGCTCTGA
- a CDS encoding aminotransferase class IV has protein sequence MKIWLDGGLQDMESARVSVFDHGLTVGDGIFETVKAVEGRPFALTRHLDRLARSARGLGLPAPDLDEVRRACVAVLDANPMPLGRLRITYTGGYGPLGSDRGEHGPTLLVALGESTRRPDSTAVITVPWTRNERGALTGLKTTSYAENVVALARAREQGASEALFANTIGQLCEGTGSNVFVVLDGEIHTPPVASGCLAGITRALAVEWTGARETDLPLDVLERADEVFLTSTLRDVQGVHRVDGRQLPGAPGPVTAKAMRVFEERAGNDLDP, from the coding sequence GTGAAGATCTGGCTCGACGGCGGTCTGCAGGACATGGAGTCCGCCCGCGTCTCCGTCTTCGATCACGGACTGACCGTGGGCGACGGCATCTTCGAGACCGTGAAGGCGGTGGAGGGGCGGCCGTTCGCGCTGACCCGCCACCTCGACCGGCTGGCACGCTCGGCGCGCGGCCTGGGGCTGCCCGCACCCGACCTCGACGAGGTGCGCCGTGCCTGCGTCGCCGTGCTGGACGCCAACCCGATGCCGCTCGGCCGACTGCGGATCACGTACACCGGCGGCTACGGCCCGCTCGGCTCCGACCGCGGCGAACACGGCCCGACCCTGCTCGTCGCCCTCGGCGAGTCCACCCGCCGTCCCGACTCCACCGCCGTGATCACGGTGCCCTGGACCCGTAACGAGCGCGGCGCCCTCACCGGCCTCAAGACCACCTCGTACGCGGAGAACGTCGTGGCCCTGGCCCGTGCGCGCGAACAGGGCGCGAGCGAGGCGCTGTTCGCCAACACCATCGGGCAGCTGTGCGAGGGCACGGGGTCGAACGTCTTCGTCGTCCTCGACGGCGAGATCCACACCCCGCCCGTCGCCTCCGGCTGTCTCGCCGGCATCACGCGCGCGCTCGCCGTCGAGTGGACCGGCGCCAGGGAGACCGATCTTCCACTGGATGTCCTGGAGCGTGCGGACGAGGTCTTCCTGACGTCCACGCTGCGGGACGTGCAGGGTGTGCACCGGGTCGACGGACGCCAACTCCCGGGCGCGCCGGGCCCGGTGACCGCCAAGGCCATGCGCGTCTTCGAGGAGCGGGCCGGAAACGACCTCGACCCGTAG
- a CDS encoding chorismate-binding protein, giving the protein MLDLPPLARFGGLVATGLLDVTSDPAALDSAGFWAVAADFEGSLVCARFADVRTEPVPAPVPGQWQGPTSGDWTSSLDHAAYTAGVRRIRAHIAAGEVYQANLCRVLSAPLAPDADIDALTALLARGNPAPYAGTIRLPRHGVEIATASPELFLRRTGPVIESGPIKGTGRTEADLLDKDHAENVMIVDLVRNDLGRVCATGTVTVPDLCVVEKHPGLVHLVSTVRGHLRADTGWPELLAAAFPPGSVTGAPKTSALTIIEALETAPRGPYCGGIGWVDADRATAQLAVGIRTFWHDRAEGVLRFGTGAGITWGSDPEREWQETELKAARLLAVASGQYGDAYESGRTL; this is encoded by the coding sequence GTGCTCGACCTCCCTCCTCTCGCCCGTTTCGGTGGCCTCGTCGCGACCGGTCTCCTCGACGTCACCAGCGATCCCGCGGCCCTGGACTCGGCCGGTTTCTGGGCCGTGGCAGCCGACTTCGAGGGCAGCCTGGTCTGCGCCCGCTTCGCCGACGTACGCACCGAACCCGTGCCCGCCCCCGTCCCCGGGCAGTGGCAGGGACCCACCTCCGGTGACTGGACGTCCTCCCTCGACCACGCCGCGTACACCGCCGGCGTACGCCGGATCCGCGCCCACATAGCCGCCGGCGAGGTCTACCAGGCCAACCTCTGCCGCGTCCTGTCCGCACCCCTCGCCCCCGACGCCGACATCGACGCCCTCACCGCGCTGCTGGCCCGCGGCAACCCCGCTCCCTACGCGGGAACGATCCGCCTGCCCCGCCACGGCGTCGAGATCGCCACCGCATCCCCCGAACTCTTCCTGCGCCGCACCGGCCCCGTCATCGAATCCGGCCCCATCAAGGGCACCGGACGCACCGAGGCCGACCTCCTCGACAAGGACCACGCCGAGAACGTCATGATCGTGGACCTCGTGCGCAACGACCTGGGCCGCGTCTGCGCCACCGGCACCGTCACCGTCCCCGACCTGTGCGTCGTCGAAAAGCACCCCGGGCTGGTCCACCTCGTCTCCACCGTGCGGGGCCACCTGCGCGCCGACACCGGCTGGCCCGAACTGCTGGCCGCCGCGTTCCCGCCCGGCTCCGTCACCGGGGCCCCCAAAACCAGCGCCCTGACCATCATCGAGGCTCTGGAGACCGCACCCCGCGGCCCCTACTGCGGCGGCATCGGCTGGGTCGACGCCGACCGCGCCACGGCACAGCTCGCCGTCGGCATCCGCACCTTTTGGCACGACCGCGCCGAAGGCGTCCTGCGTTTCGGCACCGGCGCCGGCATCACCTGGGGCTCCGACCCCGAAAGGGAATGGCAGGAGACCGAGCTGAAGGCCGCCAGGCTGCTCGCGGTAGCGTCGGGACAGTACGGAGACGCGTACGAAAGTGGAAGGACTCTCTGA
- a CDS encoding zf-TFIIB domain-containing protein translates to MQCPKCHAPMHTYNRNGVQIEQCSGCRGIFLDYGELEALSRVESQWSQPAPPPPAPQAYPSAPAPAWGAPQHGGHGGHGGGHYGGHHRHKSFGHMLFSS, encoded by the coding sequence ATGCAGTGTCCGAAGTGCCATGCGCCGATGCACACGTACAACCGCAATGGCGTCCAGATCGAGCAGTGCAGCGGCTGCCGCGGGATATTTCTCGACTACGGCGAGCTGGAGGCGCTGAGCCGCGTGGAATCCCAGTGGTCGCAGCCCGCGCCGCCGCCGCCCGCCCCGCAGGCCTACCCCTCGGCGCCCGCGCCCGCGTGGGGCGCCCCGCAGCACGGCGGACACGGAGGCCATGGCGGCGGTCACTACGGCGGTCACCACCGCCACAAGAGCTTCGGCCACATGCTCTTCTCCTCCTGA
- a CDS encoding aminoglycoside phosphotransferase family protein → MTADVLPALTAGARTAAHPAGTPCTHHDSVLADRRDGTVVRHGDTVAKAHAPGTDPAELARRLELAAHPALTGILLAPLRPKPVDLHGRLVTFWPYGTPVDPQTPEAAPWEAAATLLARLHRTPAPDGLPPMRGPAKAARAIARLRTTGPHPAAAPVLRAWAALPAWARAEAPMPPAGTLCHGDLHLGQLVRHPAPTGPWLLIDVDDLGVGVPTWDLARPAAWYACGLLPPDEWTRFLTAYQRAGGPAVPADGDPWPALDVAARALTVQTAALAIAKSVGEERPLDEVQQAVIDACDRMGAVPPELAQGPTA, encoded by the coding sequence GTGACCGCAGACGTGCTTCCCGCCCTGACCGCCGGGGCACGCACCGCGGCCCACCCCGCCGGCACCCCCTGCACCCACCACGACTCCGTCCTCGCCGACCGCCGCGACGGCACCGTCGTCCGCCACGGCGACACCGTGGCCAAGGCCCACGCACCCGGCACGGACCCCGCCGAACTTGCTCGCCGTCTCGAACTCGCCGCACACCCCGCCCTCACCGGCATCCTCCTCGCCCCGCTGCGCCCGAAGCCCGTCGACCTCCACGGCCGCCTGGTCACCTTCTGGCCGTACGGCACCCCGGTCGACCCGCAGACCCCCGAGGCCGCTCCCTGGGAGGCCGCCGCGACCCTGCTGGCCCGCCTCCACCGGACCCCCGCGCCGGACGGCCTGCCGCCCATGCGTGGCCCCGCCAAGGCGGCCCGGGCGATCGCCCGGCTGCGGACGACGGGCCCGCACCCGGCCGCCGCCCCGGTGCTGCGCGCCTGGGCGGCCCTGCCCGCCTGGGCCCGCGCCGAGGCTCCCATGCCGCCCGCGGGGACCCTCTGCCACGGAGACCTCCATCTCGGCCAGCTCGTGCGCCACCCCGCGCCGACCGGCCCCTGGCTCCTCATCGATGTGGACGACCTCGGCGTGGGCGTCCCGACCTGGGACCTGGCCCGCCCGGCCGCCTGGTACGCCTGCGGCCTGCTCCCGCCCGACGAGTGGACCCGCTTCCTGACCGCCTACCAACGTGCCGGCGGCCCGGCGGTACCCGCCGACGGCGACCCCTGGCCCGCCCTGGACGTGGCGGCCCGCGCCCTCACCGTGCAGACCGCGGCCCTGGCGATCGCCAAGTCCGTGGGGGAGGAACGCCCCTTGGACGAGGTGCAGCAGGCCGTGATCGACGCCTGTGACCGAATGGGAGCCGTCCCGCCCGAGTTGGCGCAGGGCCCGACCGCGTAG
- a CDS encoding protein kinase domain-containing protein — protein sequence MDMAMMRLRREDPRVVGSFRLHRRLGAGGMGVVYLGSDRRGQRVALKVIRPDLAEDQEFRSRFAREVSAARRIRGGCTARLVAADLEADRPWFATQYVPGPSLHDKVAEEGPMSAADVAAVGAALSEGLVAVHEAGVVHRDLKPSNILLSPKGPRIIDFGIAWATGASTLTHVGTAVGSPGFLAPEQVRGAAVTPATDVFALGATLAYASTNDSPFGHGSSEVMLYRVVHEEPQLHGVPDALAPLVRACLAKDPEERPSTLQLSLRLKEIAAREAQGMADVRPPAQRNDPDRPTGRLAEQYAEQPTQRRPQGTPPPRTGGTNGGSRPPQSGARPAPARGGGRSGSRPVPRSGAGRPAPRTTGTGRRPANPRLLRQRLFVFVVVTLLVALGIAAAQGCQGPARGLDDGGTRKDVRQGQSSYAPPSGDLMAAQYRSRPDRPWGRVQVAAEPV from the coding sequence ATGGACATGGCGATGATGCGCCTGAGGCGCGAGGACCCGCGTGTCGTCGGCTCGTTCAGGCTTCACAGACGGCTCGGCGCGGGTGGAATGGGCGTGGTCTACCTGGGTTCCGACCGCCGTGGCCAGCGGGTCGCGCTGAAGGTGATCCGACCGGATCTGGCGGAGGATCAGGAGTTCCGGTCGCGGTTCGCCCGCGAGGTCTCGGCGGCCCGGCGGATCAGGGGCGGCTGCACGGCGCGGCTCGTGGCCGCCGATCTCGAGGCGGACCGGCCGTGGTTCGCCACGCAGTACGTGCCGGGGCCCTCGCTGCACGACAAGGTCGCCGAGGAGGGCCCGATGTCGGCCGCCGACGTGGCCGCCGTCGGGGCCGCGCTCTCCGAGGGGCTCGTCGCCGTGCACGAGGCCGGTGTCGTGCACCGGGACCTCAAGCCGTCCAACATCCTGCTGTCCCCGAAGGGGCCGCGGATCATCGACTTCGGCATCGCCTGGGCGACGGGGGCGAGCACCCTGACACACGTCGGTACGGCGGTCGGCTCGCCCGGGTTCCTCGCGCCCGAGCAGGTGCGCGGCGCCGCCGTCACCCCGGCCACCGACGTGTTCGCGCTCGGCGCCACGCTGGCGTACGCGTCGACCAACGACTCGCCCTTCGGACACGGCAGTTCCGAGGTGATGCTGTACCGAGTGGTGCACGAGGAACCGCAGCTGCACGGGGTTCCGGACGCGTTGGCTCCGCTCGTCCGCGCATGTCTGGCCAAGGACCCCGAGGAGCGTCCCAGCACGCTCCAACTCTCCTTGCGGCTCAAGGAGATCGCGGCCCGCGAGGCGCAGGGCATGGCGGACGTCCGCCCGCCCGCGCAGCGCAATGATCCCGACCGGCCGACGGGGCGCCTCGCCGAGCAGTACGCCGAGCAGCCCACCCAGCGCCGCCCGCAGGGCACACCGCCGCCGCGCACGGGCGGCACCAACGGGGGCTCACGGCCGCCGCAGTCGGGCGCGCGACCCGCGCCCGCCCGGGGTGGCGGACGCTCCGGCAGCAGGCCCGTGCCCCGCAGCGGCGCCGGGCGTCCCGCGCCCCGGACCACGGGGACCGGACGGCGGCCGGCCAATCCGCGACTGCTGCGTCAGCGGCTCTTCGTGTTCGTCGTGGTGACGCTGCTCGTCGCGCTGGGCATCGCCGCGGCGCAGGGCTGCCAGGGGCCGGCCCGCGGGCTGGACGACGGGGGTACGCGCAAGGACGTACGCCAGGGGCAGTCGTCGTACGCGCCACCGTCCGGCGATCTGATGGCCGCGCAGTACCGGAGCCGACCGGACAGGCCCTGGGGCCGGGTCCAGGTCGCTGCGGAGCCGGTCTAG